In Juglans microcarpa x Juglans regia isolate MS1-56 chromosome 4S, Jm3101_v1.0, whole genome shotgun sequence, a single window of DNA contains:
- the LOC121262267 gene encoding uncharacterized protein LOC121262267 isoform X1 produces the protein MSSCPSNSIVFNDSLCACPPGQLLNRTAKNCILFVADSTIVTDSGVEYSIGFPARFFDFDSIRKFTQSQAVFLEATLVMLLSWLCFCFFMRCMKLGDGRTVWFKIRWWISRLDICFSTRHWLNDQKVVVKRKTELGGMFSIASWIVFIGLFAALLYQIISKRSVEVHNIRATNAPDLASFVNDMEFNITTLSSMSCSQLRNLDTLVMGNPGSFDQRFASLSEFANYSCHNTSQGPTITIRCSSCKFIQDNLYLSWHFIDLPNNPATAVGFRFNLTARNQNNKKHVSFVCGTVKNGSSVDDKPVTFRGRVSNILKFNLFPRIYHNLHDLRLMQPLFREFLPGSSFHETSLLHASLQNSNDGLINITLSINLLSAYIVEISNQNMGGPVSFLADLGGLYCISFGIFFYLLVQFEYRIKRLRNEDSILRKIRNRRKAQDRWNKLRKYVMYTWGRGTLDYNSPKEKSSCGGVMVQLARRNRSSLKHSQPKKWDSITFNNKHSLPSEPVKREVLGSTNVVKQHSVGSSEGVSSEAQAFLVADDIITPPPILELKPSSEMDMSDVHENLRSLYEYNVMLREKLVATQSLLNVLAMKSSSPVTENKT, from the exons ATGTCGTCATGCCCTTCAAACTCTATTGTTTTCAATGACAGCCTCTGTGCGTGTCCTCCCGGTCAGCTCCTGAATCGAACCGCCAAAAATTGCATCCTCTTCGTGGCCGATTCCACCATTGTCACCGACTCCGGCGTTGAGTACTCCATTGGCTTCCCGGCGAGATTCTTCGACTTCGACTCCATCAGGAAGTTCACTCAGTCCCAGGCTGTTTTCCTCGAGGCCACACTGGTCATGCTGCTCTCCTGGCTCTGCTTCTGCTTCTTCATGCGGTGCATGAAGCTTGGGGATGGCAGAACCGTCTGGTTCAAGATTAGGTGGTGGATTAGCAGACTGGACATTTGCTTTTCCACTAGGCATTGGCTG AATGACCAGAAGGTAGTTGTGAAGCGGAAGACAGAACTCGGTGGAATGTTTTCAATAGCAAGTTGGATAGTCTTCATTGGTTTGTTCGCTGC GTTGCTCTACCAAATAATATCAAAGAGATCTGTTGAGGTGCACAATATCAGAGCAACAAATGCACCTGACTTAGCCTCCTTTGTCAATGACATGGAATTTAATATCACCACTCTTTCTAGTATGAGCTGTTCTCAGTTACGTAATCTTGATACTTTGGTTATGGGGAATCCTGGCTCTTTCGACCAAAGATTTGCTTCTCTCTCAGAATTTGCAAATTACTCGTGTCATAACACAAGTCAGGGGCCAACTATAACTATTAGGTGTAGCAGTTGCAAATTCATCCAAGACAATTTGTACCTATCTTGGCACTTCATTGATCTTCCCAATAATCCTGCAACTGCTGTTGGATTCCGGTTCAACCTTACTGCTAGGAATCAAAATAACAAGAAACATGTGAGCTTTGTATGTGGGACAGTAAAAAATGGAAGCAGTGTTGATGATAAACCAGTAACATTCAGAGGGAGGGTTTCaaacattttgaaattcaaTTTATTTCCGCGGATTTACCATAATCTACATGATCTGAGGCTCATGCAGCCTCTATTTCGTGAATTTCTCCCTGGTTCATCATTTCATGAAACTAGTCTGCTCCATGCCTCGCTTCAAAACTCCAATGATGGGCTAATCAACATCACATTGTCTATAAACCTTCTCTCTGCCTATATTGTTGAGATCAGCAATCAAAATATGGGGGGTCCAG TAAGCTTCCTCGCAGATCTTGGTGGTCTATATTGCATCAGCTTTGgcatttttttctatcttttggtGCAA TTCGAGTACAGGATAAAAAGACTCCGTAATGAAGACAGCATTTTGCGTAAGATTAGAAATCGGCGAAAGGCTCAAGACCGCTGGAATAAA TTGAGGAAATATGTAATGTACACTTGGGGCCGTGGTACATTGGACTACAATAGTCCTAAAGAGAAATCAAGTTGTGGTGGTGTTATGGTTCAATTAGCTCGCAGAAACCGATCGTCACTCAAGCATAGCCAACCAAAAAAATGGGATTCTATCACTTTCAACAATAAACATAGCTTGCCTAGTGAG CCTGTAAAACGTGAAGTTCTCGGCTCCACAAATGTTGTGAAACAACATTCTGTCGGTTCAAGTGAGGGAGTTTCCTCCGAGGCTCAAGCATTTTTGGTTGCAGATGATATCATTACCCCACCACCTATACTAG